The following proteins come from a genomic window of Lolium rigidum isolate FL_2022 chromosome 5, APGP_CSIRO_Lrig_0.1, whole genome shotgun sequence:
- the LOC124653534 gene encoding ureide permease 1-like isoform X1 has product MFIVEDKGSAIALMCASLIFLGTWPALLTLLERRGRLPQHTYLDYSITNLLAAVLIALTLGQLGESKESMPNFFTQLSQDNWHSVLFAMAGGVVLSVGNLCTQYAWAYVGLSVTEVIVASMVVVIGTTLNYFLDNRINRADILFTGVACFLVAVILGTSVHSSNAADNKEKLSGSTNRYKLGKNGGTEPSSQLIDKGIIHFLTFPISDVLVDIEKGASTEYATRAEAGTVEYLVELEQRRSIKVFGSSTLMGLGIVFFAGVCLSLFSPALNLATNDQWHTLKDGVPHLVVYTAFFYFSISCFAVGTGLNILFLYRPMAGVPKSSFKAYLNDWDGRQWALLAGLLCGLGNGFQFMGGQAAGYAAADAVEALPLVSTFWGIVLFGEYRKSSRKTYTLLAFMLLMFVAAVATLMASAGHRSTK; this is encoded by the exons ATGTTCATCGTAGAAGATAAAGGGAGTGCGATTGCTCTCATGTGTGCCTCCCTCATCTTCCTGGGCACGTGGCCGGCGCTGCTCACCCTCCTGGAGCGCAGGGGCCGGCTGCCGCAGCACACCTACCTCGACTACTCGATAACTAACCTCCTTGCTGCGGTGCTCATCGCGCTTACCCTGGGCCAGCTTGGGGAGAGCAAGGAAAGTATGCCCAATTTCTTCACCCAACTCAGTCAG GACAACTGGCATTCAGTGTTGTTTGCAATGGCAGGGGGTGTTGTGCTCAGTGTTGGGAACCTTTGTACTCAGTATGCCTGGGCATATGTTGGTCTGTCGGTTACTGAGGTTATCGTCGCAAGCATGGTTGTTGTAATAG GCACAACCTTGAATTACTTCCTGGACAACCGCATCAACAGGGCAGATATTCTTTTCACTGGAGTGGCATGCTTCCTTGTTGCAGTCATCCTTGGCACTAGTGTCCACTCTTCCAATGCTGCTgataataaagaaaaactaagtgGATCCACGAATAGGTACAAACTTGG GAAAAATGGAGGTACAGAGCCAAGCAGTCAACTTATAGACAAAGGTATCATACAT TTCTTAACTTTTCCTATTTCAGATGTTCTAGTAGACATTGAGAAGGGAGCTTCTACAGAATATGCCACCAGAGCTGAAGCAGGAACTGTAGAATACCTAGTTGAGCTCGAACAGCGACGTTCAATTAAG GTGTTCGGATCAAGCACCCTTATGGGGCTTGGGATAGTTTTCTTTGCTGGTGTCTGCTTGTCGCTTTTCTCCCCAGCGCTCAACCTGGCAACCAATGACCAGTGGCACACCCTGAAAGATGGCGTCCCACATCTGGTGGTCTACACtgccttcttctacttctccatcTCGTGTTTTGCCGTTGGTACCGGGTTGAACATCTTGTTCCTCTACCGTCCAATGGCTGGCGTGCCAAAGTCATCCTTCAAGGCCTATCTGAATGACTGGGATGGCAGGCAATGGGCTCTTCTTGCCGGCTTGCTTTGTGGTTTAGGCAATGGCTTCCAGTTCATGGGTGGTCAGGCTGCTGGTTATGCTGCTGCTGATGCTGTCGAG GCGTTGCCACTTGTGAGCACATTCTGGGGCATTGTGCTATTCGGGGAGTACCGAAAGTCGTCAAGGAAAACGTACACCCTGCTAGCGTTCATGCTGCTCATGTTCGTCGCCGCGGTAGCAACACTCATGGCTTCAGCAGGTCACAGGAGCACAAAGTGA
- the LOC124653534 gene encoding ureide permease 1-like isoform X2, giving the protein MFIVEDKGSAIALMCASLIFLGTWPALLTLLERRGRLPQHTYLDYSITNLLAAVLIALTLGQLGESKESMPNFFTQLSQDNWHSVLFAMAGGVVLSVGNLCTQYAWAYVGLSVTEVIVASMVVVIGTTLNYFLDNRINRADILFTGVACFLVAVILGTSVHSSNAADNKEKLSGSTNRYKLGKNGGTEPSSQLIDKDVLVDIEKGASTEYATRAEAGTVEYLVELEQRRSIKVFGSSTLMGLGIVFFAGVCLSLFSPALNLATNDQWHTLKDGVPHLVVYTAFFYFSISCFAVGTGLNILFLYRPMAGVPKSSFKAYLNDWDGRQWALLAGLLCGLGNGFQFMGGQAAGYAAADAVEALPLVSTFWGIVLFGEYRKSSRKTYTLLAFMLLMFVAAVATLMASAGHRSTK; this is encoded by the exons ATGTTCATCGTAGAAGATAAAGGGAGTGCGATTGCTCTCATGTGTGCCTCCCTCATCTTCCTGGGCACGTGGCCGGCGCTGCTCACCCTCCTGGAGCGCAGGGGCCGGCTGCCGCAGCACACCTACCTCGACTACTCGATAACTAACCTCCTTGCTGCGGTGCTCATCGCGCTTACCCTGGGCCAGCTTGGGGAGAGCAAGGAAAGTATGCCCAATTTCTTCACCCAACTCAGTCAG GACAACTGGCATTCAGTGTTGTTTGCAATGGCAGGGGGTGTTGTGCTCAGTGTTGGGAACCTTTGTACTCAGTATGCCTGGGCATATGTTGGTCTGTCGGTTACTGAGGTTATCGTCGCAAGCATGGTTGTTGTAATAG GCACAACCTTGAATTACTTCCTGGACAACCGCATCAACAGGGCAGATATTCTTTTCACTGGAGTGGCATGCTTCCTTGTTGCAGTCATCCTTGGCACTAGTGTCCACTCTTCCAATGCTGCTgataataaagaaaaactaagtgGATCCACGAATAGGTACAAACTTGG GAAAAATGGAGGTACAGAGCCAAGCAGTCAACTTATAGACAAAG ATGTTCTAGTAGACATTGAGAAGGGAGCTTCTACAGAATATGCCACCAGAGCTGAAGCAGGAACTGTAGAATACCTAGTTGAGCTCGAACAGCGACGTTCAATTAAG GTGTTCGGATCAAGCACCCTTATGGGGCTTGGGATAGTTTTCTTTGCTGGTGTCTGCTTGTCGCTTTTCTCCCCAGCGCTCAACCTGGCAACCAATGACCAGTGGCACACCCTGAAAGATGGCGTCCCACATCTGGTGGTCTACACtgccttcttctacttctccatcTCGTGTTTTGCCGTTGGTACCGGGTTGAACATCTTGTTCCTCTACCGTCCAATGGCTGGCGTGCCAAAGTCATCCTTCAAGGCCTATCTGAATGACTGGGATGGCAGGCAATGGGCTCTTCTTGCCGGCTTGCTTTGTGGTTTAGGCAATGGCTTCCAGTTCATGGGTGGTCAGGCTGCTGGTTATGCTGCTGCTGATGCTGTCGAG GCGTTGCCACTTGTGAGCACATTCTGGGGCATTGTGCTATTCGGGGAGTACCGAAAGTCGTCAAGGAAAACGTACACCCTGCTAGCGTTCATGCTGCTCATGTTCGTCGCCGCGGTAGCAACACTCATGGCTTCAGCAGGTCACAGGAGCACAAAGTGA